A genomic region of Micromonospora sp. NBC_01796 contains the following coding sequences:
- a CDS encoding glycerol-3-phosphate dehydrogenase/oxidase has translation MSRYTAGQLSPIRRAADLRRLRGERFDVLVIGGGVTGAGAALDAASRGLRVALVEARDYAAGTSSRSSKLIHGGLRYLEQLEFGLVHEALTERGLLATRLAPHLVRPVPILVPLPSGAGPSALPARAWRRSYYGAGVAAYDAFAGLFGGGRGMPLHRHLSREGARRLFPSLRADAVAGAIRYYDGQVDDARLVVTLARTAASLGAAVVTSTRAVGLIRQAREVTGVRVRDMEARPGSPDAEFEVYARTVIAATGVWSDDMSRMLGDIGARPGLRVRSSKGVHLVVPRSAITGEAGLILRTATSVLFVLPWGGHWIIGTTDTDWRLDRAHPAASASDIDYLLEQVNAVLDRPLTTSDIEGVYAGLRPLLSGEADSTSKLSREHAVVEPMLGLLLVAGGKYTTYRVMASDVVDRAARRLGLVRPSRTADLPLLGADGFPAMWRDRADLARRHEVQVGVVEHLLERYGTLTVDLLALIAADPLLAAPLAGAPEYLAAEVAYAASAEGALHLDDVLTRRTRISFETAHRGTESAEHAAEIMGRVLGWDATVRAREVEHYLGRVEAERQSQRMPDDATADAARLGAPDVRGFAADRGAGADVAGAEATS, from the coding sequence ATCTCCCGGTACACCGCCGGCCAGCTCTCTCCGATCCGTCGGGCGGCGGATCTGCGTCGCCTGCGTGGCGAACGGTTCGACGTACTCGTGATCGGTGGTGGGGTGACCGGCGCGGGTGCCGCCCTCGACGCCGCGTCGCGCGGACTCCGGGTCGCCCTGGTCGAGGCGCGGGACTATGCCGCCGGTACGTCCAGCCGATCCAGCAAGCTGATCCACGGCGGCCTGCGCTACCTGGAACAACTGGAGTTCGGGCTGGTCCACGAGGCCCTCACCGAACGTGGTCTGCTCGCCACCCGGCTCGCCCCGCACCTGGTCCGGCCGGTGCCGATCCTCGTCCCGCTGCCGTCGGGCGCCGGGCCGTCGGCACTGCCCGCCCGCGCCTGGCGGCGCTCCTACTACGGCGCCGGGGTGGCCGCGTACGACGCGTTCGCCGGCCTGTTCGGGGGCGGCCGGGGCATGCCGCTGCACCGCCACCTGAGCCGGGAGGGAGCCCGCCGGCTCTTCCCGAGCCTCCGGGCGGACGCGGTCGCCGGGGCGATCCGCTACTACGACGGCCAGGTCGACGACGCCCGGCTGGTGGTCACCCTGGCCCGCACCGCGGCCAGCCTGGGCGCGGCCGTGGTGACCAGCACCCGCGCCGTCGGCCTGATCCGGCAGGCCCGGGAGGTGACCGGGGTACGGGTACGCGACATGGAGGCCCGGCCCGGCTCCCCGGACGCCGAGTTCGAGGTGTACGCCCGTACGGTCATCGCCGCGACCGGGGTGTGGAGCGACGACATGTCGCGGATGCTGGGCGACATCGGCGCCCGCCCCGGACTCCGGGTGCGTTCCTCGAAGGGCGTCCACCTGGTGGTGCCGCGCTCGGCGATCACCGGCGAGGCCGGGCTGATCCTGCGGACCGCCACCTCGGTGCTCTTCGTGCTCCCCTGGGGCGGCCACTGGATCATCGGCACCACCGACACCGACTGGCGACTCGACCGGGCCCACCCGGCGGCCTCCGCCAGCGACATCGACTACCTGCTGGAGCAGGTCAACGCCGTACTCGACCGGCCGCTCACCACCTCGGACATCGAGGGTGTCTACGCCGGGCTGCGCCCGCTGCTCTCCGGCGAGGCGGACTCCACCTCCAAGCTGTCCCGCGAACACGCGGTGGTCGAGCCGATGCTCGGGCTGCTGCTGGTCGCGGGCGGGAAGTACACCACGTACCGGGTGATGGCCAGTGACGTCGTCGACCGGGCGGCCCGCCGGCTCGGCCTGGTCCGCCCGTCCCGTACGGCCGACCTGCCGTTGCTCGGGGCGGACGGGTTCCCGGCCATGTGGCGGGACCGGGCCGACCTGGCCCGCCGGCACGAGGTGCAGGTCGGGGTGGTGGAACACCTCCTGGAGCGGTACGGCACCCTCACCGTCGACCTGCTCGCCCTGATCGCGGCCGATCCACTGCTCGCCGCGCCGCTCGCCGGTGCGCCGGAATACCTCGCCGCCGAGGTCGCGTACGCGGCCAGCGCCGAGGGGGCGCTGCACCTGGACGACGTACTGACCCGGCGTACCCGGATCTCGTTCGAGACCGCGCACCGGGGCACCGAGTCGGCCGAACACGCGGCCGAGATCATGGGACGGGTCCTCGGCTGGGACGCCACGGTCCGGGCCCGCGAGGTGGAGCACTACCTGGGCCGGGTCGAGGCGGAACGGCAGTCGCAGCGGATGCCCGACGACGCCACCGCCGACGCGGCCCGGCTCGGCGCACCGGACGTACGCGGTTTCGCCGCCGACCGGGGTGCGGGGGCCGACGTCGCCGGGGCCGAGGCGACGAGCTGA
- a CDS encoding NADAR family protein, whose translation MSETVSPPRDVDELLLLARRGVRLRFLFFWGHQPQRDGGPGAGCLSQWWPSPFVVEGVRYATAEHYMMAGKARLFGDESIAEQVLVAPSPGAAKALGRRVRGFDQAVWEAHRFDLVVAGSVAKFGQDPDLRDYLLGTGSRVLVEASPVDRIWGIGLAGTDPAAEDPARWRGLNLLGFALMQARAQLSG comes from the coding sequence ATGTCCGAGACCGTCTCACCGCCGCGTGACGTCGACGAACTGCTTCTGCTGGCGCGGCGCGGCGTACGGCTGCGGTTTCTGTTCTTCTGGGGTCACCAGCCGCAGCGTGACGGCGGCCCGGGGGCGGGTTGCCTGAGCCAGTGGTGGCCGTCCCCGTTCGTGGTCGAAGGGGTCCGGTACGCCACCGCCGAGCACTACATGATGGCCGGCAAGGCGCGGCTTTTCGGCGACGAGTCGATCGCCGAGCAGGTGCTGGTCGCACCGAGTCCAGGTGCGGCGAAGGCCCTGGGGCGCCGGGTGCGGGGCTTCGACCAGGCGGTCTGGGAGGCACACCGCTTCGATCTGGTGGTGGCCGGCAGCGTGGCCAAGTTCGGGCAGGACCCGGACCTGCGGGACTACCTGCTCGGCACCGGGAGCCGGGTGCTGGTGGAGGCCAGCCCGGTCGACCGGATCTGGGGCATCGGCCTGGCCGGGACGGACCCGGCGGCGGAGGACCCGGCCCGGTGGCGTGGGCTCAACCTGCTCGGATTCGCCCTGATGCAGGCCCGCGCACAACTCTCCGGCTGA
- a CDS encoding FAD-binding oxidoreductase has protein sequence MAGSPLLDDLRAALGTAAVLTDPDLLAGYRHDEADLCASGLPAVVVRPTGTAEVVATVRVAAAHGVPVIPQGARTGLAGGANAVDGAVVVSTTAMDRILEIDPVNRIAVLQPGVVNAALAGEVAKYGLRYPPDPGSWESSTIGGNVATNAGGMCCVKYGVTGEYVLGLEVVLASGEVLRTGRRTAKGVAGYDLTRLFVGSEGTLGVITEITVSLRPAPEESLTLVAVFGSIAEAGAAVAEISAQGLSPSLLELLDQTHLRAIEAYRPMGLRTDARALLLAAVDTGSRAPADLDRLAEVCTAAGADEVFAASDAVEAAALLQARRLAHPAMERYAAEAFPGGNGGLFLDDVAVPRTALAALLDGVERIAAEQEVLIGVVGHAGDGNMHPLIVVDRADPDSVARSQRAFDAIMELALSLGGTCTGEHGVGLLKRDWLAREIGPVGIRVHHAIKNALDPTGLLNPGKVI, from the coding sequence ATGGCCGGATCCCCCCTGCTCGACGACCTTCGTGCGGCCCTCGGTACGGCGGCCGTACTGACCGACCCGGACCTGCTCGCCGGGTACCGCCACGACGAGGCCGATCTGTGCGCGTCGGGGCTGCCCGCGGTGGTGGTACGCCCCACCGGCACCGCCGAGGTGGTCGCCACGGTGCGGGTGGCGGCGGCGCACGGCGTACCGGTGATCCCGCAGGGAGCGCGGACCGGGCTGGCCGGCGGGGCGAACGCGGTCGACGGGGCGGTGGTGGTCAGCACCACCGCGATGGACCGGATCCTGGAGATCGACCCGGTGAACCGGATCGCCGTCCTGCAACCCGGCGTGGTCAACGCCGCCCTGGCCGGCGAGGTGGCGAAGTACGGGCTGCGCTACCCGCCCGATCCGGGCTCCTGGGAGTCGTCCACCATCGGCGGCAACGTGGCCACCAACGCGGGCGGCATGTGCTGCGTCAAGTACGGCGTCACAGGCGAGTACGTCCTCGGCCTGGAGGTGGTCCTCGCCTCCGGTGAGGTCCTGCGCACCGGCCGGCGTACGGCCAAGGGGGTGGCCGGGTACGACCTGACCCGGCTCTTCGTCGGCTCGGAGGGCACCCTCGGGGTGATCACCGAGATCACCGTCTCGCTGCGTCCCGCCCCGGAGGAGTCACTGACCCTGGTCGCGGTCTTCGGGTCGATCGCCGAGGCCGGGGCGGCGGTGGCCGAGATCTCCGCCCAGGGGCTCTCCCCGAGCCTGCTGGAGCTGCTCGACCAGACCCACCTGCGGGCGATCGAGGCGTACCGGCCGATGGGTCTGCGTACGGATGCACGTGCCCTGCTGCTCGCGGCGGTCGACACCGGGTCGCGGGCCCCGGCCGACCTCGACCGGCTCGCCGAGGTCTGCACCGCCGCCGGCGCGGACGAGGTGTTCGCCGCGAGCGACGCGGTGGAGGCGGCGGCCCTGCTCCAGGCCCGGCGCCTGGCCCACCCGGCGATGGAGCGGTACGCCGCCGAGGCTTTCCCCGGCGGCAACGGCGGGCTCTTCCTCGACGACGTGGCCGTGCCCCGAACCGCCCTGGCCGCGCTGCTCGACGGGGTGGAGCGGATCGCGGCCGAACAGGAGGTGCTGATCGGCGTCGTCGGGCACGCCGGGGACGGCAACATGCACCCGCTGATCGTGGTCGACCGCGCCGACCCGGACAGCGTCGCCCGCAGCCAGCGGGCGTTCGACGCGATCATGGAACTCGCCCTGTCGCTCGGCGGCACCTGCACCGGAGAGCACGGGGTGGGCCTGCTCAAGCGGGACTGGTTGGCCCGCGAGATCGGCCCGGTCGGCATCCGGGTCCATCACGCAATCAAGAACGCGCTCGATCCCACCGGACTCCTCAACCCCGGCAAGGTCATCTAA
- a CDS encoding DUF4031 domain-containing protein: MVYVDPPAWPARGRLWSHLVSDVSYAELHVFAEMIGAPRRAFDRDHYDLPDNRFAMAVWLGARVVPGREIARLLRAANLRRPKHLA, translated from the coding sequence ATGGTGTACGTCGACCCACCCGCCTGGCCCGCCCGTGGCCGACTCTGGTCACATCTGGTCAGTGACGTGTCCTACGCCGAGTTGCACGTGTTCGCGGAGATGATCGGCGCACCCCGCCGCGCGTTCGACCGGGACCACTACGACCTGCCGGACAACCGGTTCGCGATGGCGGTCTGGCTCGGCGCCCGGGTGGTTCCCGGCCGCGAGATCGCCCGCCTCCTGCGCGCCGCCAACCTCCGCCGCCCCAAACACCTCGCCTAA
- a CDS encoding HD domain-containing protein, with translation MTGLVERWRAAVRGAGATAAEPDLSAAGEDLLRRWEEPHRHYHTVGHLVAVLDVVDAEAGWTGDADSVRLAAWCHDAVYDPQSPGDTNERASAGLATELLTGLGLPASAVTEVERLVLLTAGHRVEPTDRAGALLCDADLAILAAPAAAYDEYAAAIRREYHHVPDENFRAGRAAVLRDLLDLPTRYRLPHLAARWEQPARENLTRELTHLHWRGHAWGG, from the coding sequence GTGACCGGACTGGTCGAACGGTGGCGGGCCGCCGTACGGGGTGCGGGGGCCACCGCCGCCGAGCCTGATCTGAGCGCGGCCGGGGAGGACCTGCTCCGGCGGTGGGAGGAGCCGCATCGGCACTACCACACGGTCGGGCACCTGGTGGCCGTACTGGACGTGGTCGACGCCGAGGCGGGGTGGACCGGCGACGCCGATTCGGTACGCCTCGCGGCGTGGTGTCACGACGCGGTCTACGACCCGCAGTCGCCCGGCGACACCAACGAACGGGCCAGCGCCGGCCTCGCCACCGAACTACTGACCGGACTCGGCCTGCCGGCCTCGGCGGTGACCGAGGTCGAACGCCTGGTGCTGCTCACCGCCGGACACCGGGTCGAGCCGACCGACCGGGCCGGGGCGCTGCTCTGCGACGCCGACCTCGCCATCCTCGCCGCTCCCGCCGCCGCCTACGACGAGTACGCCGCCGCGATCCGCCGCGAGTACCACCACGTGCCGGACGAGAACTTCCGCGCCGGTCGGGCGGCGGTGCTCCGCGACCTGCTCGACCTGCCCACCCGCTACCGGCTGCCCCACCTCGCCGCCCGCTGGGAACAACCCGCCCGCGAAAACCTCACCCGCGAACTCACCCACCTCCACTGGCGGGGCCACGCGTGGGGTGGTTAG
- a CDS encoding FUSC family protein, producing MESARNKVRSAADLDSERVNHVVSELGERSKTTVQDRVHAVRANFVLALQAGVAALLSWYISHDVLGNTDPVFAPISAVGTLAASLGQRLRRTVELILGVAVGIGIGDLLIIVVGSGPWQLGLIVTLSIIVTIFLGGSVAVVTQAAATAVLLVALAPKMSNVEFPRVIDALVGGGVGLFVVALLLPLNPLRIVDRAARPALETLAEQLTVTAEALAEHDPVRASTALDRLRRVEEYMDGLQEALEGGRETATLAPARWNRRRALTRYAESAEYINHAVHNSGVLVRRAVTALEDDEPIPAAMASAVRQLADAVRLLHQELGAGLDPEAARERVLRSVTAAGRAYSEGVGFSGSVVVAQIRTTASDVLRATGIERTEANRLVRRAVSTQTSPTRSSRPSAH from the coding sequence ATGGAGTCCGCCCGGAACAAGGTCCGCTCAGCCGCAGACCTTGACAGTGAGCGGGTCAACCACGTGGTGAGCGAGCTGGGCGAACGCTCGAAGACCACGGTGCAGGACCGGGTGCATGCCGTACGGGCCAACTTCGTACTCGCCCTCCAGGCGGGTGTGGCAGCCCTGCTCTCCTGGTACATCTCGCACGACGTCCTCGGCAACACCGACCCGGTCTTCGCGCCGATCTCGGCGGTCGGCACGCTCGCCGCCTCGCTCGGCCAGCGGCTGCGCCGAACCGTCGAGCTGATTCTCGGGGTCGCGGTAGGGATCGGGATCGGCGACCTGCTGATCATCGTGGTCGGCAGCGGACCCTGGCAGCTCGGACTGATCGTCACCCTGTCCATCATCGTCACCATCTTCCTCGGCGGAAGTGTCGCCGTCGTGACGCAGGCGGCGGCCACCGCCGTACTGCTGGTGGCGCTGGCACCGAAGATGAGCAACGTCGAGTTCCCACGGGTCATCGACGCGCTGGTCGGTGGCGGGGTCGGGCTGTTCGTGGTGGCACTGCTGCTGCCACTCAACCCGCTCCGGATCGTCGACCGGGCGGCCAGACCGGCGCTGGAGACCCTGGCCGAGCAACTGACCGTGACCGCGGAGGCGCTGGCAGAACACGACCCTGTCCGAGCCTCGACGGCGCTGGACCGGCTCCGCCGGGTCGAGGAGTACATGGACGGCCTCCAGGAGGCGCTGGAGGGGGGCAGGGAGACCGCCACCCTCGCGCCCGCCCGGTGGAACCGCCGCCGGGCCCTCACCCGGTACGCGGAGAGCGCCGAGTACATCAACCACGCCGTACACAACAGCGGGGTGCTGGTACGGCGGGCGGTGACCGCGCTGGAGGACGACGAGCCGATCCCGGCCGCGATGGCGTCGGCGGTGCGGCAGTTGGCCGACGCGGTCCGGCTGCTGCACCAGGAACTCGGCGCGGGGCTGGACCCGGAGGCCGCCCGGGAGCGGGTGCTCCGTTCGGTCACCGCGGCCGGTCGCGCGTACTCCGAGGGGGTGGGCTTCTCCGGCAGCGTGGTCGTCGCCCAGATCCGGACCACCGCCAGCGACGTGCTCCGGGCCACCGGGATCGAGCGGACCGAGGCGAACCGCCTGGTCCGCCGGGCGGTGAGCACCCAGACCAGCCCGACCCGCAGCTCCCGCCCGTCGGCACACTGA
- a CDS encoding aminotransferase class V-fold PLP-dependent enzyme: MRSTLVPVSSPVDPRTAAPRPTAATGVTVAPLAPAGPLDVLGVPDLVNLDYAATAPCARAAADAVAELLPWYGSVHRGAGALSQRSTLAYERARQTVGDFLGTRADDYVIFTRNTTDALNLLARAVPAGTTVVTFGGEHHANLLPWPNTVRLPVPASPAAAVTALSQALRELRRESDPADPILVTVTGASNVTGERWPVTELAAVAHRYGARIAVDAAQLAPHAPVDIAGSEIDYVAISGHKLYAPFGTGVLAGRADWLDAAPPYLFGGGATLGVGTATHDVRWADGPGRHEAGTPNLLGAVALAAVCTALDEADRADLHAREQDLLARLRAGLHALPGIVELRTFDADAPRVGIVSFVVAGRDSAEVAAELARGHGIGVRDGLFCAHPLARRLLGEAAARSGRSDLPPTALRASIGLGSTAAHVDRLLDALAELR, translated from the coding sequence ATGCGTTCCACTCTCGTACCCGTCTCCTCCCCGGTCGACCCGCGCACCGCCGCGCCGCGCCCGACGGCCGCGACCGGGGTCACCGTCGCGCCGCTCGCACCCGCCGGACCGCTCGACGTCCTCGGCGTGCCCGACCTGGTCAACCTCGACTACGCCGCCACCGCACCCTGCGCCCGTGCCGCAGCCGACGCCGTGGCCGAGCTCCTGCCCTGGTACGGCAGCGTGCACCGGGGCGCCGGGGCGCTGTCCCAGCGCAGCACGCTCGCGTACGAGCGGGCCCGGCAGACGGTCGGCGACTTCCTCGGCACCCGGGCCGACGACTACGTGATCTTCACCCGGAACACCACCGACGCGCTCAACCTGCTCGCCCGTGCGGTCCCGGCCGGCACCACCGTGGTCACCTTCGGCGGCGAGCACCACGCCAACCTGCTGCCCTGGCCGAACACGGTACGACTGCCCGTCCCCGCCTCGCCCGCCGCCGCCGTGACGGCCCTGAGCCAGGCGCTGCGTGAACTGCGCCGCGAGTCAGACCCGGCCGACCCGATCCTGGTCACCGTCACCGGCGCCAGCAACGTCACCGGCGAACGGTGGCCGGTGACCGAACTGGCCGCCGTCGCCCACCGGTACGGCGCCCGGATCGCGGTCGACGCCGCCCAGCTCGCCCCGCACGCGCCGGTGGACATCGCCGGATCGGAGATCGACTACGTGGCGATCTCCGGGCACAAGCTCTACGCCCCGTTCGGCACCGGAGTGCTCGCCGGACGGGCGGACTGGCTGGACGCGGCGCCGCCGTACCTGTTCGGCGGCGGGGCGACCCTCGGTGTCGGCACCGCCACCCACGACGTGCGCTGGGCGGACGGCCCCGGACGCCACGAGGCCGGCACCCCGAACCTGCTCGGTGCGGTCGCCCTCGCCGCGGTCTGTACGGCCCTCGACGAGGCGGACCGGGCCGACCTGCACGCCCGCGAGCAGGACCTGCTGGCCAGGTTGCGGGCCGGGCTGCACGCCCTGCCGGGGATCGTCGAGCTGCGTACCTTCGACGCCGACGCGCCACGGGTCGGCATCGTCTCCTTCGTGGTCGCCGGTCGGGACTCGGCCGAGGTCGCCGCCGAGCTGGCCCGAGGGCACGGGATCGGCGTACGCGACGGCCTGTTCTGTGCCCACCCGCTGGCCCGACGGCTGCTCGGCGAGGCCGCCGCGCGCAGTGGCCGGTCCGACCTGCCGCCGACCGCCCTGCGGGCGAGCATCGGCCTGGGCAGCACCGCCGCCCACGTCGACCGGCTGCTCGACGCCCTCGCCGAACTACGCTGA
- a CDS encoding PrsW family intramembrane metalloprotease: MADTPPGGDPYSPPPIPPAAPTPPVSAIPPRVAKFSGRGLTWRRGLVLAGVILLIAGCAVYMAITLGDDLGLQALIIGLVAAILPVPVLIACFLWLDRYEPEPMVYLIFCFAWGAFVATAASLNVNRETAELFAGWGLPDSLVAVLGAPFIEELTKALGPFLLLLFRRREWSGITDGIVYCGLSAVGFAMVENILYLGGYGYAAGADQYGPATGVQNVFAIFIVRILLTGFAHPLFTSMTGIGLGIAARSADKRVRIFAPLAGLLAAMMLHGTWNLMPSLAAALGQNLIVLYGYIGVMVPIFLGMVGLAVWLRGWEGRLTERRLPDYVRAGWLSPPEVAALGSLGRRHSARRWARRVAGEPGLKAMRGFQFSATRLALLRDGMLRGLDTKPADRARTAYEERQLLDAITAYRWAFVGRDPQAPVGVWDGARYHLNFPDGVPRTVEAPAEPVVPIPVVFTPPPAPSPYGPYGPPPPGYR; the protein is encoded by the coding sequence ATGGCCGACACCCCGCCCGGCGGAGATCCCTACTCGCCGCCGCCGATCCCGCCTGCCGCGCCGACCCCGCCGGTCAGCGCCATCCCGCCGAGGGTGGCGAAGTTCTCCGGCCGAGGGCTGACCTGGCGGCGTGGTCTGGTGCTCGCCGGGGTGATCCTGCTGATCGCCGGCTGTGCGGTCTACATGGCGATAACCCTCGGCGACGACCTCGGCCTGCAGGCGCTGATCATCGGGCTGGTGGCCGCGATCCTGCCGGTGCCGGTGCTGATCGCCTGCTTCCTCTGGCTCGACCGGTACGAGCCCGAGCCGATGGTCTACCTGATCTTCTGCTTCGCCTGGGGTGCGTTCGTCGCCACCGCCGCCTCGCTGAACGTGAACCGGGAGACCGCCGAGTTGTTCGCCGGGTGGGGGCTGCCGGACTCGCTGGTGGCGGTGCTCGGGGCGCCGTTCATCGAAGAGTTGACCAAGGCCCTCGGGCCGTTCCTGCTGCTGCTGTTCCGCCGCCGGGAGTGGTCCGGCATCACCGACGGGATCGTCTACTGCGGACTCTCCGCGGTCGGCTTCGCCATGGTGGAGAACATCCTCTACCTCGGCGGGTACGGCTACGCCGCCGGTGCCGACCAGTACGGTCCGGCGACCGGGGTGCAGAACGTCTTCGCGATCTTCATCGTCCGGATCCTGCTCACCGGGTTCGCCCACCCGCTGTTCACCTCGATGACCGGAATCGGGCTCGGCATCGCGGCCCGCTCGGCGGACAAGCGGGTCCGGATCTTCGCCCCGCTGGCCGGTCTCCTGGCGGCGATGATGTTGCACGGCACCTGGAACCTGATGCCCTCGCTGGCGGCGGCACTCGGGCAGAACCTGATAGTGCTCTACGGGTACATCGGCGTGATGGTGCCGATCTTCCTCGGCATGGTCGGGCTGGCCGTCTGGCTGCGTGGCTGGGAGGGCCGGCTCACCGAGCGCCGGCTGCCCGACTACGTACGGGCCGGCTGGCTCAGCCCGCCCGAGGTGGCCGCCCTGGGCAGTCTCGGCCGGCGGCACTCGGCCCGGCGCTGGGCCCGGCGGGTCGCGGGGGAACCGGGCCTGAAGGCGATGCGCGGTTTCCAGTTCTCGGCCACCCGGTTGGCTCTGCTGCGCGACGGGATGCTGCGCGGGCTGGACACCAAGCCGGCCGACCGCGCCCGCACCGCGTACGAGGAGCGGCAGTTGCTCGACGCGATCACGGCGTACCGGTGGGCGTTCGTGGGTCGGGACCCGCAGGCGCCGGTCGGGGTCTGGGACGGGGCCCGTTACCACCTGAACTTCCCGGACGGGGTGCCGCGCACGGTGGAGGCGCCGGCCGAGCCGGTGGTGCCGATCCCGGTGGTGTTCACCCCGCCGCCGGCTCCGAGCCCCTACGGTCCGTACGGCCCGCCGCCGCCCGGTTACAGGTAG
- a CDS encoding GroES family chaperonin, whose protein sequence is MTADPDLDNGLPIRLLHDRVLVRLEAGEGERRSTAGIVIPATASIGRRLAWATAVGVGPNVRSIVSGDRVLFDPDDRSEVELHGREYVLLRERDVHAVAAERVDTDSTGLYL, encoded by the coding sequence GTGACCGCCGACCCAGACCTCGACAACGGCCTACCGATCCGCCTGCTGCACGACCGCGTCCTGGTACGCCTGGAGGCCGGCGAGGGTGAACGGCGCTCGACCGCCGGCATCGTCATCCCGGCGACCGCCTCGATCGGACGCCGCCTCGCCTGGGCGACCGCGGTGGGTGTCGGACCCAACGTCCGCTCGATCGTCTCCGGTGACCGGGTCCTGTTCGACCCGGACGACCGCTCCGAGGTGGAACTGCACGGCCGGGAGTACGTCCTGCTCCGCGAGCGCGACGTGCACGCGGTCGCCGCCGAGCGGGTGGACACCGACTCGACCGGGCTCTACCTGTAA